A single region of the Nocardioides ochotonae genome encodes:
- a CDS encoding PPA1309 family protein, whose product MSEPHDHEQDPGTADGPETTGPEAPDLTGLDDLDVDPALASAVLEIEHHVAEAGWDQPARLYALVDTAELVRREPALASMMGLDAASAEGSFTPVEQDQLRPDQLLEQVLEAITWPPEVAGCAAVVERLVLPPDADGEVPEDAAAAEQYAREHPDRQEVRMVAGVTRAGATYCALRLRAHDEDTSVVGGTDLVPALVAMLAATLTDDPDETDEARA is encoded by the coding sequence ATGAGCGAACCGCACGACCACGAGCAGGACCCGGGGACCGCCGACGGCCCCGAGACGACCGGTCCCGAGGCCCCCGACCTCACCGGCCTGGACGACCTCGACGTCGACCCCGCCCTGGCGTCCGCGGTGCTCGAGATCGAGCACCACGTCGCGGAGGCCGGCTGGGACCAGCCGGCCCGCCTCTACGCCCTCGTCGACACCGCCGAGCTGGTGCGCCGCGAGCCCGCGCTGGCCTCGATGATGGGGCTGGACGCCGCCTCGGCCGAAGGATCCTTCACCCCCGTCGAGCAGGACCAGCTGCGCCCCGACCAGCTCCTCGAGCAGGTCCTCGAGGCGATCACCTGGCCGCCGGAGGTCGCCGGCTGCGCCGCGGTGGTCGAGCGCCTCGTGCTCCCGCCAGACGCCGACGGCGAGGTCCCCGAGGACGCCGCGGCCGCCGAGCAGTACGCCCGCGAGCACCCGGACCGCCAGGAGGTCCGCATGGTCGCCGGCGTGACCCGCGCCGGCGCGACCTACTGCGCCCTGCGTCTGCGCGCCCACGACGAGGACACCTCGGTCGTCGGCGGCACGGACCTGGTGCCTGCCCTGGTGGCCATGCTGGCCGCCACCTTGACCGACGACCCCGACGAGACCGACGAGGCCCGTGCATGA
- a CDS encoding YlbL family protein has translation MKQRLVAAVVAVPLLLALFAVAAFAPLPFATYGPGLTVDVLGKEDGKEIVQVSGHRSFHDDGELRMTTVYVSLPGSDKSLLELIGTWLDPDRAVYPYDAVYEKDETAEESRIAGAIDMVTSQDVAVAVALEELGYEVEPAVMAAYVAPDSPAEGRIKVKDLFVSVNGTKVSTPEELVDAVRATPRGEKVRLRILRDGTPRTVALTPDIVDGEPRIGVSAGTGFRFPFQVSVSVDPDIGGPSAGLMFALGIYDTLTPGSLTGGRDVAGSGTIARDGTVGPIGGIQQKIAAARRDGAELFLVPSDNCPEALGAENGDMRLVRARTMHEARVAVETWAADPDAELPSCEG, from the coding sequence ATGAAGCAGCGTCTGGTCGCCGCCGTCGTGGCGGTGCCGTTGCTGCTCGCCCTGTTCGCGGTCGCCGCGTTCGCCCCGTTGCCGTTCGCGACGTACGGCCCCGGCCTGACGGTGGACGTGCTGGGCAAGGAGGACGGCAAGGAGATCGTGCAGGTCTCCGGGCACCGTTCCTTCCACGACGACGGCGAGCTGCGGATGACCACGGTCTACGTCTCGCTCCCGGGCAGCGACAAGAGCCTGCTGGAGCTGATCGGCACCTGGCTGGACCCCGACCGGGCGGTCTACCCCTACGACGCCGTCTACGAGAAGGACGAGACCGCCGAGGAGAGCCGGATCGCCGGCGCCATCGACATGGTCACCTCCCAGGACGTCGCCGTCGCGGTCGCGCTCGAGGAGCTCGGCTACGAGGTCGAGCCCGCGGTCATGGCCGCGTACGTCGCTCCGGACTCGCCCGCCGAGGGCCGGATCAAGGTCAAGGACCTCTTCGTCTCGGTGAACGGCACCAAGGTCAGCACCCCCGAGGAGCTGGTCGACGCGGTGCGGGCCACGCCGCGGGGGGAGAAGGTCCGGCTGCGGATCCTGCGCGACGGCACCCCGCGCACCGTGGCGCTGACCCCCGACATCGTCGACGGCGAGCCCCGGATCGGCGTCTCCGCCGGCACCGGCTTCCGCTTCCCGTTCCAAGTGTCGGTCTCCGTCGACCCCGACATCGGTGGTCCGAGCGCGGGCCTGATGTTCGCGCTCGGCATCTACGACACCCTCACCCCTGGCTCGCTGACCGGCGGGCGCGACGTCGCCGGCAGCGGCACCATCGCGCGCGACGGCACCGTCGGTCCGATCGGGGGCATCCAGCAGAAGATCGCGGCGGCCCGCCGCGACGGCGCCGAGCTCTTCCTCGTGCCCTCGGACAACTGCCCCGAGGCGCTCGGTGCGGAGAACGGCGACATGCGCCTGGTGCGGGCGAGGACCATGCACGAGGCGCGCGTGGCCGTCGAGACCTGGGCGGCCGACCCCGATGCCGAACTCCCGAGCTGTGAAGGCTGA
- a CDS encoding molybdenum cofactor biosynthesis protein MoaE: MSRSAESPAGRSVVRLVALREDPLDVEEVLAALDDDAAGGLTLFVGRVRDHDGGKGVIGLEYSAHPSALDRLTEVCERIAAEYDVHGVAAVHRTGTLAIGDAAVVIATTAAHRGEAFEASRALIDTLKAEVPIWKHQRFGDGTEEWVGAP, encoded by the coding sequence ATGTCTCGTTCTGCTGAGTCTCCCGCCGGGCGCTCCGTGGTGCGCCTCGTCGCCCTCCGCGAGGATCCGCTCGACGTCGAGGAGGTGCTCGCCGCCCTCGACGACGACGCGGCGGGTGGGCTCACCCTCTTCGTCGGCCGGGTGCGCGACCACGACGGCGGCAAGGGCGTGATCGGGCTGGAGTACTCCGCCCATCCCAGCGCGCTCGACCGACTGACCGAGGTGTGCGAGCGCATTGCCGCCGAGTACGACGTGCACGGCGTCGCGGCCGTCCACCGCACCGGCACCCTCGCTATCGGCGACGCCGCGGTCGTCATCGCCACCACGGCCGCGCACCGGGGCGAGGCGTTCGAGGCCTCCCGGGCGCTCATCGACACGCTGAAGGCCGAGGTGCCGATCTGGAAGCACCAGCGCTTCGGCGACGGCACCGAGGAGTGGGTCGGCGCGCCCTGA
- a CDS encoding zinc-dependent metalloprotease: MSNDPGNPSSDGPDEGQNPFKGTPFEHLFGGLAGGAGGLGGPGGFPFPGMTPGQGGMPDLNQLFGQIQAMLQPYDGPLNWDVAIDVARKSAAQASDPSISQRQKDAVADALQLADHWLDETTSFPSGVQTTAAWSRAEWIVATADVWKVLIEPIAASSVQAMGSALPEEARAQAGPILGMMGKAIGAMLAQQVGSALGALAGEVLSVSDIGVPLAPAGRAALLPTNVATFAEGLDVSADDVQLYLALREAAHQRLFTHVPWLREHVIGAVRDYAGGIEIDAEQIQSRLEEQLRGVDPSNPEAMQQLLEGGLFDVPKSPRQEAALTRLEVVLALVEGWVDEVVAQATTERMPSAAKLQEAFRRRRAAGGPAEDTFAALVGLEMRPRRLRDASTLWGSLRTRQGIEARDGVWMHPDLLPTAADLDDPLGFREDASAPAELSETDFDAELRKLLDGDSGSAGDETGDPGSGETGPSEK, encoded by the coding sequence ATGAGCAACGACCCCGGCAACCCGTCCTCCGACGGGCCCGACGAGGGCCAGAACCCCTTCAAGGGCACCCCTTTCGAGCATCTCTTCGGTGGACTGGCGGGCGGCGCCGGCGGCCTCGGCGGCCCCGGTGGGTTCCCCTTCCCCGGGATGACGCCCGGCCAGGGCGGCATGCCCGACCTGAACCAGCTCTTCGGCCAGATCCAGGCGATGCTGCAGCCCTACGACGGCCCGCTGAACTGGGACGTGGCCATCGACGTCGCGCGCAAGAGCGCCGCGCAGGCCTCCGACCCCTCGATCAGCCAGCGTCAGAAGGACGCCGTCGCCGACGCCCTGCAGCTCGCCGACCACTGGCTCGACGAGACCACCTCGTTCCCCTCGGGGGTCCAGACCACCGCTGCCTGGAGCCGCGCGGAGTGGATCGTGGCGACCGCCGACGTGTGGAAGGTCCTGATCGAGCCGATCGCCGCGTCGTCGGTGCAGGCGATGGGCAGCGCACTGCCCGAGGAGGCCAGGGCCCAGGCCGGCCCGATCCTGGGGATGATGGGCAAGGCCATCGGCGCGATGCTGGCCCAGCAGGTCGGCTCCGCCCTCGGCGCCCTCGCCGGCGAGGTGCTGTCGGTCTCCGACATCGGCGTACCGCTCGCCCCGGCCGGCCGCGCCGCACTGCTGCCGACCAACGTCGCGACGTTCGCCGAGGGCCTCGACGTCAGCGCGGACGACGTACAGCTCTACCTCGCCCTGCGCGAGGCCGCCCACCAGCGTCTGTTCACCCACGTCCCGTGGCTGCGCGAGCACGTGATCGGTGCGGTGCGCGACTACGCCGGCGGCATCGAGATCGACGCCGAGCAGATCCAGTCCCGCCTCGAGGAGCAGCTGCGCGGGGTCGATCCCAGCAACCCCGAGGCCATGCAGCAGCTGCTCGAGGGCGGTCTGTTCGACGTCCCGAAGTCGCCGCGCCAGGAGGCCGCGCTCACCCGCCTCGAGGTGGTGCTCGCACTGGTCGAGGGCTGGGTGGACGAGGTCGTCGCCCAGGCCACCACCGAGCGGATGCCGTCCGCCGCCAAGCTGCAGGAGGCGTTCCGGCGCCGCCGTGCCGCCGGCGGGCCGGCCGAGGACACCTTCGCCGCGCTGGTCGGGCTCGAGATGCGCCCGCGCCGGCTGCGCGACGCCTCCACCCTGTGGGGCTCGCTGCGCACCCGTCAGGGCATCGAGGCCCGCGACGGCGTGTGGATGCACCCCGACCTGCTGCCCACCGCCGCCGACCTCGACGACCCGCTCGGGTTCCGTGAGGACGCCAGCGCGCCGGCCGAGCTCAGCGAGACCGACTTCGACGCCGAGCTGCGCAAGCTGCTCGACGGGGACAGCGGCTCCGCCGGCGACGAGACCGGGGACCCCGGGTCCGGCGAGACCGGCCCCTCCGAGAAGTGA
- a CDS encoding NUDIX hydrolase produces MSLHADASQVLASWVAPTPAQEALRERYVAHLRAHPDGVRRECRPDHLTASTLVLSADRSRVLLTLHAKAQRWFQLGGHCEAGDTTLAAAALREATEESGLHDLALTAVPVHLDEHEVPFCGGPGATGDPVHHLDVRYAAIAPRDAVHAISEESLDLRWWPVDALPDPDLAELVEHALAAPLPQSTSGAPRSVAADQPSR; encoded by the coding sequence GTGAGCCTGCACGCCGACGCGTCGCAGGTCCTGGCCTCCTGGGTGGCGCCCACGCCTGCCCAGGAGGCGCTGCGCGAGCGCTACGTCGCCCACCTGCGCGCGCACCCCGACGGCGTACGCCGCGAGTGCCGTCCCGACCACCTCACCGCCTCGACGCTGGTGCTGAGCGCGGACCGCAGCCGGGTCCTGCTCACGCTGCACGCCAAGGCGCAGCGGTGGTTCCAGCTCGGCGGGCACTGCGAGGCCGGCGACACCACGCTGGCCGCCGCGGCGCTGCGCGAGGCGACCGAGGAGTCGGGTCTGCACGACTTGGCGCTCACGGCCGTTCCGGTGCACCTCGACGAGCACGAGGTCCCGTTCTGCGGCGGCCCGGGCGCCACCGGCGACCCGGTGCACCACCTCGACGTGCGCTACGCCGCGATCGCTCCCCGCGACGCGGTCCACGCGATCAGCGAGGAGTCGCTGGACCTGCGCTGGTGGCCGGTCGACGCGCTGCCCGACCCCGACCTGGCCGAGCTGGTCGAGCACGCGCTGGCCGCGCCGCTGCCTCAGTCGACGTCGGGCGCACCGAGGTCGGTGGCGGCGGACCAGCCGAGCAGGTAG
- a CDS encoding M48 metallopeptidase family protein: protein METPEVEVRRSSRRRRTVSAYREGERIVVLVPASLSRAEEADWVDRMVARLERSEQRRRPSDDDLVQRAHGLNDRYLGGLALPGSVRWVGNQQSRWGSCTPGDRSIRLSERLQGMPAWVIDYVLVHELAHLIEPSHNDQFWGWVDRFPQAERAKGYLLGWSAATDLGAPDVD from the coding sequence ATGGAGACACCGGAGGTCGAGGTGCGCCGCTCGTCGCGGCGCCGCCGCACCGTGTCGGCCTACCGGGAGGGCGAGCGGATCGTCGTGCTGGTCCCGGCCTCGCTCAGCCGTGCCGAGGAGGCCGACTGGGTGGACCGGATGGTGGCCCGCCTGGAGCGCTCCGAGCAGCGCCGGCGCCCCAGCGACGACGACCTCGTCCAGCGTGCCCACGGGCTCAACGACCGCTACCTCGGCGGCCTGGCCCTGCCGGGGTCGGTGCGCTGGGTCGGCAACCAGCAGTCACGGTGGGGGTCCTGCACCCCCGGCGACCGCTCGATCCGGCTCTCCGAGCGGCTCCAAGGGATGCCGGCCTGGGTGATCGACTACGTGCTGGTCCACGAGCTCGCCCACCTGATCGAGCCCAGCCACAACGATCAGTTCTGGGGCTGGGTGGACCGCTTCCCGCAGGCGGAGCGGGCGAAGGGCTACCTGCTCGGCTGGTCCGCCGCCACCGACCTCGGTGCGCCCGACGTCGACTGA
- a CDS encoding PHP domain-containing protein: protein MNDLGSETYDAGPVAALRRIAFLLERGREDTYKVKAFRNAAATILPMADDEVRRSVDDGTLARLPGIGASSAKVIAAAVRGEMPERLARAEAEHGGELTTGGHALHAQLRGDLHSHSDWSDGGSPIEEMAFSAIELGRDYQVLTDHSPRLKVAHGLSAERLARQLEVVDAVNEHLGGAGFTLLKGIEVDILDDGGLDQSEEMLARLDVRVASVHSKLAMERDAMTRRMVAAVANPWTNVLGHCTGRLVTGGRGTRKQSDFDARAVFEACAEHDVAVEINSRPERRDPPTALLELARDVGCLFSIDSDAHAPGQLDFLWYGAERAEAAGIDPERIVNTWPKERLLAWASR from the coding sequence GTGAATGATCTCGGGAGCGAGACCTATGACGCCGGCCCGGTCGCCGCGCTGCGACGCATCGCGTTCCTGCTCGAGCGCGGTCGGGAGGACACCTACAAGGTCAAGGCGTTCCGCAACGCGGCCGCGACGATCCTGCCGATGGCCGACGACGAGGTGCGCCGGTCCGTCGACGACGGCACGCTGGCCAGGCTGCCCGGCATCGGGGCCAGCTCGGCGAAGGTGATCGCCGCCGCGGTCCGCGGGGAGATGCCCGAGCGGCTCGCCCGCGCCGAGGCCGAGCACGGCGGCGAGCTCACCACCGGCGGCCACGCCCTGCACGCGCAGCTGCGCGGCGACCTGCACTCGCACTCGGACTGGTCCGACGGGGGATCGCCGATCGAGGAGATGGCCTTCAGCGCGATCGAGCTCGGCCGCGACTACCAGGTGCTCACCGACCACTCGCCGCGGCTGAAGGTCGCCCACGGCCTGAGCGCGGAGCGGCTCGCGCGCCAGCTCGAGGTCGTCGACGCGGTCAACGAGCATCTCGGCGGCGCCGGCTTCACCCTGCTCAAGGGCATCGAGGTCGACATCCTCGACGACGGTGGACTGGACCAGAGCGAGGAGATGCTGGCCCGCCTCGACGTGCGTGTGGCGAGCGTGCACTCCAAGCTCGCGATGGAGCGCGATGCGATGACGCGGCGGATGGTGGCGGCGGTCGCGAACCCGTGGACGAACGTGCTCGGGCACTGCACCGGACGGCTGGTGACCGGTGGGCGCGGCACCCGCAAGCAGTCCGACTTCGACGCGCGCGCCGTCTTCGAGGCGTGCGCGGAGCACGACGTCGCGGTCGAGATCAACTCCCGCCCCGAGCGGCGCGACCCCCCGACGGCGCTGCTGGAGCTGGCCCGCGACGTCGGCTGCCTGTTCTCGATCGACAGCGACGCCCACGCTCCGGGCCAGCTCGACTTCCTCTGGTACGGCGCGGAACGGGCCGAGGCGGCCGGCATCGACCCGGAGCGCATCGTCAACACCTGGCCGAAGGAGCGCCTGCTGGCCTGGGCCAGCCGCTAG
- a CDS encoding enoyl-CoA hydratase/isomerase family protein: MAQLSHLRLDRPFPGVALLTLDNPDQRNAMSAAMTGAWVEAIDELAADRSVRAVVVTGSGSAFCSGGDTAWIAGEPDASVDELRTRMLAFYRSWLSIRRLEVPTIAALNGPAVGAGLCLALACDLRYAAAGARLGVPFVRLGMHPGMAGTHLLPEVVGPAHARDLMLTGRMVETDEALRMGLVSAVHEPEGFLEEVLATARSIAETAPIASRLTKLALADGGHADLEAALQWEAMAQPITLATEDLQEGIRAKDERRRPVFQGR; the protein is encoded by the coding sequence ATGGCCCAGCTCTCGCACCTTCGTCTCGACCGACCGTTCCCCGGGGTGGCGCTGCTGACCCTCGACAACCCCGACCAGCGCAACGCGATGTCGGCCGCGATGACCGGCGCCTGGGTCGAGGCGATCGACGAGCTCGCTGCCGACCGCTCGGTACGCGCGGTGGTCGTCACCGGCTCCGGATCGGCCTTCTGCTCCGGCGGTGACACCGCCTGGATCGCGGGGGAGCCCGACGCGAGCGTCGATGAGCTGCGCACCCGGATGCTCGCCTTCTACCGGTCCTGGCTCTCCATCCGCCGCCTCGAGGTCCCCACCATCGCCGCCCTCAACGGGCCGGCGGTGGGCGCCGGGCTGTGCCTCGCCCTGGCCTGCGACCTGCGCTACGCCGCCGCCGGCGCGCGTCTCGGCGTCCCCTTCGTGCGCCTCGGCATGCACCCGGGCATGGCGGGCACCCACCTGCTGCCCGAGGTGGTCGGGCCCGCGCACGCCCGTGACCTGATGCTGACCGGACGGATGGTGGAGACCGACGAGGCGCTGCGGATGGGGCTCGTCTCCGCGGTGCACGAGCCGGAGGGCTTCCTCGAGGAGGTGCTGGCCACCGCGCGCTCGATCGCGGAGACCGCGCCGATCGCGAGCCGGCTCACCAAGCTCGCGCTCGCCGACGGCGGCCACGCCGACCTCGAGGCCGCGCTGCAGTGGGAGGCGATGGCCCAGCCGATCACCCTGGCCACCGAGGACCTCCAGGAGGGGATCCGGGCCAAGGACGAGCGCCGGCGCCCGGTCTTCCAGGGCCGCTGA
- a CDS encoding DUF5679 domain-containing protein codes for MAETWSGEFYCVKCKEKREAEGEVKVNDKGTRMAKATCPVCSTNLNRILGKA; via the coding sequence ATGGCGGAGACCTGGAGCGGCGAGTTCTACTGCGTGAAGTGCAAGGAGAAGCGCGAGGCCGAGGGCGAGGTCAAGGTCAACGACAAGGGCACCCGCATGGCCAAGGCCACGTGCCCGGTGTGCTCGACCAACCTCAACCGCATCCTCGGCAAGGCGTGA
- a CDS encoding WhiB family transcriptional regulator produces the protein MTISVLDRPAGAPTLGLLHDQASRVDEESLPCRVRNPELWFAESPSDVESAKALCQGCPVRATCLDGALDRREPWGVWGGELFLHGVVIPRKRPRGRPRKDQPAA, from the coding sequence ATGACCATCAGCGTCCTCGACCGCCCCGCCGGCGCCCCGACCCTCGGCCTGCTCCACGACCAGGCGAGCCGGGTCGACGAGGAGAGCCTGCCGTGCCGGGTCCGCAACCCCGAGCTCTGGTTCGCCGAGTCACCCAGCGACGTGGAGTCCGCCAAGGCCCTCTGCCAGGGATGCCCCGTGCGGGCCACCTGCCTCGACGGAGCCCTCGACCGCCGCGAGCCCTGGGGTGTCTGGGGCGGAGAGCTGTTCCTGCACGGAGTGGTGATCCCCCGCAAGAGACCCCGCGGCCGTCCCCGCAAGGACCAGCCCGCCGCCTAG